A genomic segment from Lutzomyia longipalpis isolate SR_M1_2022 chromosome 3, ASM2433408v1 encodes:
- the LOC129792098 gene encoding protein tramtrack, beta isoform isoform X7, which produces MSVQQFCLRWNNHQPNFISVFSSLLHNETLVDVTLAADGSQLQAHKVVLSACSTYFESLFTTNPCRHPIVILKDVRYSDLKTLVDFMYYGEVNVSQERLPHIIKTAEMLKIKGLAEMSDAASLSKSESKSSSSDTETLTTNQATQSTAGGTSQQQQQQQQQQQQQQQQAPQQTAHIHSRRTPSPATMSPAARRKRLRKSSTGMPEYPIRKEHYVTDDDFRPGSGSVSTADRTSGEEHSNLEGGPSGTSTIHMSHMDPMSFATASNLTSTISNARIIKDSPSSDTEQPQHETSQESVDEQGSVQHHSIVVKSDTDLDHVSQPMPLDITGSSSSGQGPSVSQAQSQHSGVQWTVVESSYPRFALSSCPTNIGMSGATHNHPDDGHQQQGGNGANGNSTNQPTAAGTTASGGGGGAASSGESAGASSSSVHMTQYQGSTYPTQIISVNNYSQPLSTPTSPQGETSLVQSVYSQGTTPNQSPINTKQQQQQQQQQASTGTPAPQKRKRSVNPQGDENFIRALEAVRYGGIGFCKAARLFGVNNRTLWLEYKKRGYPISRPSIKSRIKLEPNVSPQPPPTPTNEENTMENYEHIAQPTINMPISSTTTAATPETPTSAPIMCPPHAHPMGVMSFLDTRHVEFPSVHPMARQRYPDTPVNVNPSAMNLQGLNFNTM; this is translated from the exons ATGTCCGTTCAACAATTTTGTTTGCGCTGGAATAATCACCAGCCCAATTTTATTTCGGTCTTCTCGTCCCTCCTGCACAATGAAACCCTCGTGGATGTCACCCTGGCGGCGGATGGGAGTCAGCTACAAGCCCACAAAGTCGTTCTGTCTGCCTGTAGCACCTACTTTGAA agccTGTTCACAACGAATCCTTGCCGCCATCCAATAGTCATCCTCAAGGATGTTCGGTACAGTGATTTAAAAACATTGGTGGACTTTATGTACTATGGTGAAGTGAATGTGTCACAGGAACGGCTGCCGCATATAATAAAAACAGCAGAGATGCTCAAGATAAAGGGCCTGGCGGAAATGTCAGATGCTGCATCCCTTAGTAAATCGGAGAGCAAGTCCTCATCATCAGACACTGAGACATTGACGACAAAT CAGGCAACGCAATCTACGGCAGGTGGGACGtcgcagcagcaacagcagcagcagcagcagcagcaacagcagcaacaacagGCGCCCCAGCAGACGGCACACATTCACAGCCGGAGGACACCGTCGCCGGCAACAATGTCACCGGCTGCACGCCGGAAGCGTCTACGAAAATCATCCACCGGTATGCCAGAGTATCCAATACGTAAGGAACATTACGTAACTGATGATGACTTCCGCCCAGGTTCGGGCTCAGTGTCCACAGCCGATCGTACATCCGGGGAGGAGCACAGCAACCTCGAGGGTGGCCCCAGTGGTACCTCAACCATACACATGTCGCACATGGATCCCATGTCCTTTGCAACGGCCAGCAATCTCACGTCCACCATCAGTAATGCACGAATTATAAAGGATTCCCCCAGTTCTGATACGGAACAACCGCAGCATGAAACATCGCAGGAGAGTGTCGATGAGCAAGGATCTGTACAGCATCATTCTATTGTTGTG AAGTCTGACACTGATCTGGATCATGTGTCACAGCCGATGCCTTTGGACATTACTGGATCATCATCATCTGGTCAGGGTCCATCAGTTTCTCAGGCACAGTCTCAGCATTCTG GTGTGCAATGGACAGTTGTTGAATCAAGCTATCCCCGTTTTGCCCTGTCATCGTGCCCCACGAATATTGGCATGAGCGGAGCAACGCACAACCATCCGGACGATGGGCATCAGCAGCAGGGTGGAAATGGAGCCAATGGGAATAGTACAAATCAACCGACGGCGGCAGGAACGACGGCAtccggtggtggtggtggagcaGCTAGTAGTGGTGAGAGTGCTGGTGCATCCTCGTCCTCAGTTCACATGACACAGTATCAGGGTTCCACGTATCCTACACAAATAATCTCCGTTAATAATTACTCACAACCCTTGTCGACACCAACATCGCCCCAGGGGGAGACATCGCTTGTTCAAAGTGTCTATAGTCAGGGTACAACACCCAATCAATCCCCAATAAATACAAAGCAGCAAcaacagcagcaacagcaacagGCATCAACTGGTACGCCGGCACCGCAGAAGAGGAAACGTTCCGTCAATCCGCAGGGTGATGAGAATTTCATTCGTGCCCTAGAAGCTGTACGATACGGTGGTATTGGCTTCTGCAAGGCAGCAAGACTATTTGGTGTGAACAATCGTACACTGTGGTTGGAGTATAAGAAACGCGGCTACCCCATTAGTAGGCCAAGTATCAAAAGTCGCATTAAATTGGAGCCCAATGTCTCCCCGCAGCCACCCCCAACGCCAACAAATGAGGAGAAtacaatggaaaattatgaacATATCGCCCAACCGACTATTAATATGCCCATTTCGAGTACTACCACGGCAGCAACACCGGAAACACCCACCTCGGCACCCATTATGTGCCCCCCACATGCCCATCCTATGGGTGTAATGAGTTTCCTCGATACGCGCCACGTTGAATTCCCATCGGTGCATCCAATGGCACGACAGAGGTACCCCGATACGCCAGTTAACGTCAATCCTTCAGCCATGAATCTACAGGGCCTCAATTTTAACACAATGTAA
- the LOC129792098 gene encoding protein tramtrack, beta isoform isoform X8 yields MSVQQFCLRWNNHQPNFISVFSSLLHNETLVDVTLAADGSQLQAHKVVLSACSTYFESLFTTNPCRHPIVILKDVRYSDLKTLVDFMYYGEVNVSQERLPHIIKTAEMLKIKGLAEMSDAASLSKSESKSSSSDTETLTTNATQSTAGGTSQQQQQQQQQQQQQQQQAPQQTAHIHSRRTPSPATMSPAARRKRLRKSSTGMPEYPIRKEHYVTDDDFRPGSGSVSTADRTSGEEHSNLEGGPSGTSTIHMSHMDPMSFATASNLTSTISNARIIKDSPSSDTEQPQHETSQESVDEQGSVQHHSIVVKSDTDLDHVSQPMPLDITGSSSSGQGPSVSQAQSQHSGVQWTVVESSYPRFALSSCPTNIGMSGATHNHPDDGHQQQGGNGANGNSTNQPTAAGTTASGGGGGAASSGESAGASSSSVHMTQYQGSTYPTQIISVNNYSQPLSTPTSPQGETSLVQSVYSQGTTPNQSPINTKQQQQQQQQQASTGTPAPQKRKRSVNPQGDENFIRALEAVRYGGIGFCKAARLFGVNNRTLWLEYKKRGYPISRPSIKSRIKLEPNVSPQPPPTPTNEENTMENYEHIAQPTINMPISSTTTAATPETPTSAPIMCPPHAHPMGVMSFLDTRHVEFPSVHPMARQRYPDTPVNVNPSAMNLQGLNFNTM; encoded by the exons ATGTCCGTTCAACAATTTTGTTTGCGCTGGAATAATCACCAGCCCAATTTTATTTCGGTCTTCTCGTCCCTCCTGCACAATGAAACCCTCGTGGATGTCACCCTGGCGGCGGATGGGAGTCAGCTACAAGCCCACAAAGTCGTTCTGTCTGCCTGTAGCACCTACTTTGAA agccTGTTCACAACGAATCCTTGCCGCCATCCAATAGTCATCCTCAAGGATGTTCGGTACAGTGATTTAAAAACATTGGTGGACTTTATGTACTATGGTGAAGTGAATGTGTCACAGGAACGGCTGCCGCATATAATAAAAACAGCAGAGATGCTCAAGATAAAGGGCCTGGCGGAAATGTCAGATGCTGCATCCCTTAGTAAATCGGAGAGCAAGTCCTCATCATCAGACACTGAGACATTGACGACAAAT GCAACGCAATCTACGGCAGGTGGGACGtcgcagcagcaacagcagcagcagcagcagcagcaacagcagcaacaacagGCGCCCCAGCAGACGGCACACATTCACAGCCGGAGGACACCGTCGCCGGCAACAATGTCACCGGCTGCACGCCGGAAGCGTCTACGAAAATCATCCACCGGTATGCCAGAGTATCCAATACGTAAGGAACATTACGTAACTGATGATGACTTCCGCCCAGGTTCGGGCTCAGTGTCCACAGCCGATCGTACATCCGGGGAGGAGCACAGCAACCTCGAGGGTGGCCCCAGTGGTACCTCAACCATACACATGTCGCACATGGATCCCATGTCCTTTGCAACGGCCAGCAATCTCACGTCCACCATCAGTAATGCACGAATTATAAAGGATTCCCCCAGTTCTGATACGGAACAACCGCAGCATGAAACATCGCAGGAGAGTGTCGATGAGCAAGGATCTGTACAGCATCATTCTATTGTTGTG AAGTCTGACACTGATCTGGATCATGTGTCACAGCCGATGCCTTTGGACATTACTGGATCATCATCATCTGGTCAGGGTCCATCAGTTTCTCAGGCACAGTCTCAGCATTCTG GTGTGCAATGGACAGTTGTTGAATCAAGCTATCCCCGTTTTGCCCTGTCATCGTGCCCCACGAATATTGGCATGAGCGGAGCAACGCACAACCATCCGGACGATGGGCATCAGCAGCAGGGTGGAAATGGAGCCAATGGGAATAGTACAAATCAACCGACGGCGGCAGGAACGACGGCAtccggtggtggtggtggagcaGCTAGTAGTGGTGAGAGTGCTGGTGCATCCTCGTCCTCAGTTCACATGACACAGTATCAGGGTTCCACGTATCCTACACAAATAATCTCCGTTAATAATTACTCACAACCCTTGTCGACACCAACATCGCCCCAGGGGGAGACATCGCTTGTTCAAAGTGTCTATAGTCAGGGTACAACACCCAATCAATCCCCAATAAATACAAAGCAGCAAcaacagcagcaacagcaacagGCATCAACTGGTACGCCGGCACCGCAGAAGAGGAAACGTTCCGTCAATCCGCAGGGTGATGAGAATTTCATTCGTGCCCTAGAAGCTGTACGATACGGTGGTATTGGCTTCTGCAAGGCAGCAAGACTATTTGGTGTGAACAATCGTACACTGTGGTTGGAGTATAAGAAACGCGGCTACCCCATTAGTAGGCCAAGTATCAAAAGTCGCATTAAATTGGAGCCCAATGTCTCCCCGCAGCCACCCCCAACGCCAACAAATGAGGAGAAtacaatggaaaattatgaacATATCGCCCAACCGACTATTAATATGCCCATTTCGAGTACTACCACGGCAGCAACACCGGAAACACCCACCTCGGCACCCATTATGTGCCCCCCACATGCCCATCCTATGGGTGTAATGAGTTTCCTCGATACGCGCCACGTTGAATTCCCATCGGTGCATCCAATGGCACGACAGAGGTACCCCGATACGCCAGTTAACGTCAATCCTTCAGCCATGAATCTACAGGGCCTCAATTTTAACACAATGTAA
- the LOC129792098 gene encoding protein bric-a-brac 2 isoform X12: MSVQQFCLRWNNHQPNFISVFSSLLHNETLVDVTLAADGSQLQAHKVVLSACSTYFESLFTTNPCRHPIVILKDVRYSDLKTLVDFMYYGEVNVSQERLPHIIKTAEMLKIKGLAEMSDAASLSKSESKSSSSDTETLTTNQATQSTAGGTSQQQQQQQQQQQQQQQQAPQQTAHIHSRRTPSPATMSPAARRKRLRKSSTGSGSVSTADRTSGEEHSNLEGGPSGTSTIHMSHMDPMSFATASNLTSTISNARIIKDSPSSDTEQPQHETSQESVDEQGSVQHHSIVVKSDTDLDHVSQPMPLDITGSSSSGQGPSVSQAQSQHSGVQWTVVESSYPRFALSSCPTNIGMSGATHNHPDDGHQQQGGNGANGNSTNQPTAAGTTASGGGGGAASSGESAGASSSSVHMTQYQGSTYPTQIISVNNYSQPLSTPTSPQGETSLVQSVYSQGTTPNQSPINTKQQQQQQQQQASTGTPAPQKRKRSVNPQGDENFIRALEAVRYGGIGFCKAARLFGVNNRTLWLEYKKRGYPISRPSIKSRIKLEPNVSPQPPPTPTNEENTMENYEHIAQPTINMPISSTTTAATPETPTSAPIMCPPHAHPMGVMSFLDTRHVEFPSVHPMARQRYPDTPVNVNPSAMNLQGLNFNTM, from the exons ATGTCCGTTCAACAATTTTGTTTGCGCTGGAATAATCACCAGCCCAATTTTATTTCGGTCTTCTCGTCCCTCCTGCACAATGAAACCCTCGTGGATGTCACCCTGGCGGCGGATGGGAGTCAGCTACAAGCCCACAAAGTCGTTCTGTCTGCCTGTAGCACCTACTTTGAA agccTGTTCACAACGAATCCTTGCCGCCATCCAATAGTCATCCTCAAGGATGTTCGGTACAGTGATTTAAAAACATTGGTGGACTTTATGTACTATGGTGAAGTGAATGTGTCACAGGAACGGCTGCCGCATATAATAAAAACAGCAGAGATGCTCAAGATAAAGGGCCTGGCGGAAATGTCAGATGCTGCATCCCTTAGTAAATCGGAGAGCAAGTCCTCATCATCAGACACTGAGACATTGACGACAAAT CAGGCAACGCAATCTACGGCAGGTGGGACGtcgcagcagcaacagcagcagcagcagcagcagcaacagcagcaacaacagGCGCCCCAGCAGACGGCACACATTCACAGCCGGAGGACACCGTCGCCGGCAACAATGTCACCGGCTGCACGCCGGAAGCGTCTACGAAAATCATCCACCG GTTCGGGCTCAGTGTCCACAGCCGATCGTACATCCGGGGAGGAGCACAGCAACCTCGAGGGTGGCCCCAGTGGTACCTCAACCATACACATGTCGCACATGGATCCCATGTCCTTTGCAACGGCCAGCAATCTCACGTCCACCATCAGTAATGCACGAATTATAAAGGATTCCCCCAGTTCTGATACGGAACAACCGCAGCATGAAACATCGCAGGAGAGTGTCGATGAGCAAGGATCTGTACAGCATCATTCTATTGTTGTG AAGTCTGACACTGATCTGGATCATGTGTCACAGCCGATGCCTTTGGACATTACTGGATCATCATCATCTGGTCAGGGTCCATCAGTTTCTCAGGCACAGTCTCAGCATTCTG GTGTGCAATGGACAGTTGTTGAATCAAGCTATCCCCGTTTTGCCCTGTCATCGTGCCCCACGAATATTGGCATGAGCGGAGCAACGCACAACCATCCGGACGATGGGCATCAGCAGCAGGGTGGAAATGGAGCCAATGGGAATAGTACAAATCAACCGACGGCGGCAGGAACGACGGCAtccggtggtggtggtggagcaGCTAGTAGTGGTGAGAGTGCTGGTGCATCCTCGTCCTCAGTTCACATGACACAGTATCAGGGTTCCACGTATCCTACACAAATAATCTCCGTTAATAATTACTCACAACCCTTGTCGACACCAACATCGCCCCAGGGGGAGACATCGCTTGTTCAAAGTGTCTATAGTCAGGGTACAACACCCAATCAATCCCCAATAAATACAAAGCAGCAAcaacagcagcaacagcaacagGCATCAACTGGTACGCCGGCACCGCAGAAGAGGAAACGTTCCGTCAATCCGCAGGGTGATGAGAATTTCATTCGTGCCCTAGAAGCTGTACGATACGGTGGTATTGGCTTCTGCAAGGCAGCAAGACTATTTGGTGTGAACAATCGTACACTGTGGTTGGAGTATAAGAAACGCGGCTACCCCATTAGTAGGCCAAGTATCAAAAGTCGCATTAAATTGGAGCCCAATGTCTCCCCGCAGCCACCCCCAACGCCAACAAATGAGGAGAAtacaatggaaaattatgaacATATCGCCCAACCGACTATTAATATGCCCATTTCGAGTACTACCACGGCAGCAACACCGGAAACACCCACCTCGGCACCCATTATGTGCCCCCCACATGCCCATCCTATGGGTGTAATGAGTTTCCTCGATACGCGCCACGTTGAATTCCCATCGGTGCATCCAATGGCACGACAGAGGTACCCCGATACGCCAGTTAACGTCAATCCTTCAGCCATGAATCTACAGGGCCTCAATTTTAACACAATGTAA
- the LOC129792098 gene encoding protein bric-a-brac 2 isoform X5, translating into MSVQQFCLRWNNHQPNFISVFSSLLHNETLVDVTLAADGSQLQAHKVVLSACSTYFESLFTTNPCRHPIVILKDVRYSDLKTLVDFMYYGEVNVSQERLPHIIKTAEMLKIKGLAEMSDAASLSKSESKSSSSDTETLTTNVIVNDDGESLWRTSHTQHSLLHRQQATQSTAGGTSQQQQQQQQQQQQQQQQAPQQTAHIHSRRTPSPATMSPAARRKRLRKSSTGSGSVSTADRTSGEEHSNLEGGPSGTSTIHMSHMDPMSFATASNLTSTISNARIIKDSPSSDTEQPQHETSQESVDEQGSVQHHSIVVKSDTDLDHVSQPMPLDITGSSSSGQGPSVSQAQSQHSGVQWTVVESSYPRFALSSCPTNIGMSGATHNHPDDGHQQQGGNGANGNSTNQPTAAGTTASGGGGGAASSGESAGASSSSVHMTQYQGSTYPTQIISVNNYSQPLSTPTSPQGETSLVQSVYSQGTTPNQSPINTKQQQQQQQQQASTGTPAPQKRKRSVNPQGDENFIRALEAVRYGGIGFCKAARLFGVNNRTLWLEYKKRGYPISRPSIKSRIKLEPNVSPQPPPTPTNEENTMENYEHIAQPTINMPISSTTTAATPETPTSAPIMCPPHAHPMGVMSFLDTRHVEFPSVHPMARQRYPDTPVNVNPSAMNLQGLNFNTM; encoded by the exons ATGTCCGTTCAACAATTTTGTTTGCGCTGGAATAATCACCAGCCCAATTTTATTTCGGTCTTCTCGTCCCTCCTGCACAATGAAACCCTCGTGGATGTCACCCTGGCGGCGGATGGGAGTCAGCTACAAGCCCACAAAGTCGTTCTGTCTGCCTGTAGCACCTACTTTGAA agccTGTTCACAACGAATCCTTGCCGCCATCCAATAGTCATCCTCAAGGATGTTCGGTACAGTGATTTAAAAACATTGGTGGACTTTATGTACTATGGTGAAGTGAATGTGTCACAGGAACGGCTGCCGCATATAATAAAAACAGCAGAGATGCTCAAGATAAAGGGCCTGGCGGAAATGTCAGATGCTGCATCCCTTAGTAAATCGGAGAGCAAGTCCTCATCATCAGACACTGAGACATTGACGACAAATGTAATTGTGAATGATGATGGTGAGTCGTTATGGCGCACATCGCATACTCAACATTCTCTCCTCCATCGGCAGCAGGCAACGCAATCTACGGCAGGTGGGACGtcgcagcagcaacagcagcagcagcagcagcagcaacagcagcaacaacagGCGCCCCAGCAGACGGCACACATTCACAGCCGGAGGACACCGTCGCCGGCAACAATGTCACCGGCTGCACGCCGGAAGCGTCTACGAAAATCATCCACCG GTTCGGGCTCAGTGTCCACAGCCGATCGTACATCCGGGGAGGAGCACAGCAACCTCGAGGGTGGCCCCAGTGGTACCTCAACCATACACATGTCGCACATGGATCCCATGTCCTTTGCAACGGCCAGCAATCTCACGTCCACCATCAGTAATGCACGAATTATAAAGGATTCCCCCAGTTCTGATACGGAACAACCGCAGCATGAAACATCGCAGGAGAGTGTCGATGAGCAAGGATCTGTACAGCATCATTCTATTGTTGTG AAGTCTGACACTGATCTGGATCATGTGTCACAGCCGATGCCTTTGGACATTACTGGATCATCATCATCTGGTCAGGGTCCATCAGTTTCTCAGGCACAGTCTCAGCATTCTG GTGTGCAATGGACAGTTGTTGAATCAAGCTATCCCCGTTTTGCCCTGTCATCGTGCCCCACGAATATTGGCATGAGCGGAGCAACGCACAACCATCCGGACGATGGGCATCAGCAGCAGGGTGGAAATGGAGCCAATGGGAATAGTACAAATCAACCGACGGCGGCAGGAACGACGGCAtccggtggtggtggtggagcaGCTAGTAGTGGTGAGAGTGCTGGTGCATCCTCGTCCTCAGTTCACATGACACAGTATCAGGGTTCCACGTATCCTACACAAATAATCTCCGTTAATAATTACTCACAACCCTTGTCGACACCAACATCGCCCCAGGGGGAGACATCGCTTGTTCAAAGTGTCTATAGTCAGGGTACAACACCCAATCAATCCCCAATAAATACAAAGCAGCAAcaacagcagcaacagcaacagGCATCAACTGGTACGCCGGCACCGCAGAAGAGGAAACGTTCCGTCAATCCGCAGGGTGATGAGAATTTCATTCGTGCCCTAGAAGCTGTACGATACGGTGGTATTGGCTTCTGCAAGGCAGCAAGACTATTTGGTGTGAACAATCGTACACTGTGGTTGGAGTATAAGAAACGCGGCTACCCCATTAGTAGGCCAAGTATCAAAAGTCGCATTAAATTGGAGCCCAATGTCTCCCCGCAGCCACCCCCAACGCCAACAAATGAGGAGAAtacaatggaaaattatgaacATATCGCCCAACCGACTATTAATATGCCCATTTCGAGTACTACCACGGCAGCAACACCGGAAACACCCACCTCGGCACCCATTATGTGCCCCCCACATGCCCATCCTATGGGTGTAATGAGTTTCCTCGATACGCGCCACGTTGAATTCCCATCGGTGCATCCAATGGCACGACAGAGGTACCCCGATACGCCAGTTAACGTCAATCCTTCAGCCATGAATCTACAGGGCCTCAATTTTAACACAATGTAA
- the LOC129792098 gene encoding protein bric-a-brac 1 isoform X1, producing the protein MSVQQFCLRWNNHQPNFISVFSSLLHNETLVDVTLAADGSQLQAHKVVLSACSTYFESLFTTNPCRHPIVILKDVRYSDLKTLVDFMYYGEVNVSQERLPHIIKTAEMLKIKGLAEMSDAASLSKSESKSSSSDTETLTTNVIVNDDGESLWRTSHTQHSLLHRQQATQSTAGGTSQQQQQQQQQQQQQQQQAPQQTAHIHSRRTPSPATMSPAARRKRLRKSSTGMPEYPIRKEHYVTDDDFRPGSGSVSTADRTSGEEHSNLEGGPSGTSTIHMSHMDPMSFATASNLTSTISNARIIKDSPSSDTEQPQHETSQESVDEQGSVQHHSIVVKSDTDLDHVSQPMPLDITGSSSSGQGPSVSQAQSQHSGVQWTVVESSYPRFALSSCPTNIGMSGATHNHPDDGHQQQGGNGANGNSTNQPTAAGTTASGGGGGAASSGESAGASSSSVHMTQYQGSTYPTQIISVNNYSQPLSTPTSPQGETSLVQSVYSQGTTPNQSPINTKQQQQQQQQQASTGTPAPQKRKRSVNPQGDENFIRALEAVRYGGIGFCKAARLFGVNNRTLWLEYKKRGYPISRPSIKSRIKLEPNVSPQPPPTPTNEENTMENYEHIAQPTINMPISSTTTAATPETPTSAPIMCPPHAHPMGVMSFLDTRHVEFPSVHPMARQRYPDTPVNVNPSAMNLQGLNFNTM; encoded by the exons ATGTCCGTTCAACAATTTTGTTTGCGCTGGAATAATCACCAGCCCAATTTTATTTCGGTCTTCTCGTCCCTCCTGCACAATGAAACCCTCGTGGATGTCACCCTGGCGGCGGATGGGAGTCAGCTACAAGCCCACAAAGTCGTTCTGTCTGCCTGTAGCACCTACTTTGAA agccTGTTCACAACGAATCCTTGCCGCCATCCAATAGTCATCCTCAAGGATGTTCGGTACAGTGATTTAAAAACATTGGTGGACTTTATGTACTATGGTGAAGTGAATGTGTCACAGGAACGGCTGCCGCATATAATAAAAACAGCAGAGATGCTCAAGATAAAGGGCCTGGCGGAAATGTCAGATGCTGCATCCCTTAGTAAATCGGAGAGCAAGTCCTCATCATCAGACACTGAGACATTGACGACAAATGTAATTGTGAATGATGATGGTGAGTCGTTATGGCGCACATCGCATACTCAACATTCTCTCCTCCATCGGCAGCAGGCAACGCAATCTACGGCAGGTGGGACGtcgcagcagcaacagcagcagcagcagcagcagcaacagcagcaacaacagGCGCCCCAGCAGACGGCACACATTCACAGCCGGAGGACACCGTCGCCGGCAACAATGTCACCGGCTGCACGCCGGAAGCGTCTACGAAAATCATCCACCGGTATGCCAGAGTATCCAATACGTAAGGAACATTACGTAACTGATGATGACTTCCGCCCAGGTTCGGGCTCAGTGTCCACAGCCGATCGTACATCCGGGGAGGAGCACAGCAACCTCGAGGGTGGCCCCAGTGGTACCTCAACCATACACATGTCGCACATGGATCCCATGTCCTTTGCAACGGCCAGCAATCTCACGTCCACCATCAGTAATGCACGAATTATAAAGGATTCCCCCAGTTCTGATACGGAACAACCGCAGCATGAAACATCGCAGGAGAGTGTCGATGAGCAAGGATCTGTACAGCATCATTCTATTGTTGTG AAGTCTGACACTGATCTGGATCATGTGTCACAGCCGATGCCTTTGGACATTACTGGATCATCATCATCTGGTCAGGGTCCATCAGTTTCTCAGGCACAGTCTCAGCATTCTG GTGTGCAATGGACAGTTGTTGAATCAAGCTATCCCCGTTTTGCCCTGTCATCGTGCCCCACGAATATTGGCATGAGCGGAGCAACGCACAACCATCCGGACGATGGGCATCAGCAGCAGGGTGGAAATGGAGCCAATGGGAATAGTACAAATCAACCGACGGCGGCAGGAACGACGGCAtccggtggtggtggtggagcaGCTAGTAGTGGTGAGAGTGCTGGTGCATCCTCGTCCTCAGTTCACATGACACAGTATCAGGGTTCCACGTATCCTACACAAATAATCTCCGTTAATAATTACTCACAACCCTTGTCGACACCAACATCGCCCCAGGGGGAGACATCGCTTGTTCAAAGTGTCTATAGTCAGGGTACAACACCCAATCAATCCCCAATAAATACAAAGCAGCAAcaacagcagcaacagcaacagGCATCAACTGGTACGCCGGCACCGCAGAAGAGGAAACGTTCCGTCAATCCGCAGGGTGATGAGAATTTCATTCGTGCCCTAGAAGCTGTACGATACGGTGGTATTGGCTTCTGCAAGGCAGCAAGACTATTTGGTGTGAACAATCGTACACTGTGGTTGGAGTATAAGAAACGCGGCTACCCCATTAGTAGGCCAAGTATCAAAAGTCGCATTAAATTGGAGCCCAATGTCTCCCCGCAGCCACCCCCAACGCCAACAAATGAGGAGAAtacaatggaaaattatgaacATATCGCCCAACCGACTATTAATATGCCCATTTCGAGTACTACCACGGCAGCAACACCGGAAACACCCACCTCGGCACCCATTATGTGCCCCCCACATGCCCATCCTATGGGTGTAATGAGTTTCCTCGATACGCGCCACGTTGAATTCCCATCGGTGCATCCAATGGCACGACAGAGGTACCCCGATACGCCAGTTAACGTCAATCCTTCAGCCATGAATCTACAGGGCCTCAATTTTAACACAATGTAA